In the genome of Microcoleus vaginatus PCC 9802, the window TTGCTCAGGGTAAATTGGAACAGGCAATTTCTGCTTGCAAGAAGGCACTGCAAATTAAGCCGGAAGCACCGCTTTATAAAATGCTGGGCAACGCCCTACAAGCTGGTGGCAAAATTGATGAAGCTAAAAGTTGCTATGTCAAAGCAATAGAAATTAACCCAAATTTTGCCGAAGCATACGCTAATTACGGCAGCATCTGCGCGCAGCAGGAACAGTGGCAGCAAGCGATTTCTGCTTACGAAAAGGCGATCGCCCTGAAACCGGATTTTGCAGGTGCTTTCCGCAATTTTGGGAAACTGTTAAGTCAGTTAGGCAAGTCGGAGGAAGCGGCTGAGGCTTGGTATCGCGCATTGGCGATCGACCCGAAGTCTGCCACCGCCGAGGAACACGAGAATTTAGCCAAAACTTTGATCGAGCAAGGTAAGGTAGATAAGGGAATTGAGTGTTACCGGCGCGCGGTTGAGTTGAACCCAAATGCTGGCGCCGCTTATCATGAATTGGGCGAAATTCTCAGAAATCAAGAACAGTGGGAAGCGGCGGTAGATGCTTACAGCAACGCCATTAGAAACAATCCCGAACTTTCTTGGTCGCACAACAATTTAGCTGAGTCACTGGTTAAGTTGGAACGGTGGGAGGAAGCTGTAAATGCTTACCGCAAGGCGATCGAATTAAATCCTGATTTTAGCTGGTCGCACAACAATTTAGCAGATGTGTTGCTCAAGTTGGAACGGTGGGAGGAGGCGGTAAATGCTTATAGGAAAGCAACAGAATTAAATCCAGATTTCAGTTGGTCGCACAACTATTTAGCAGACGCGCTAATTAAACTAGGAAGGTGGGAGGAGGCAATTTCGGCTTACCAAAGGTCGATCGAACTCAATCCCGACCATTTTTGGGCGCACAATAATTTAGCAGAAGCGCTGGTGAATTTGGAACGGTGGGATGAGGCGGTTGTTGCCTACCGGCGTGCTAACGAAGTTAATCCGAATTTCTTCTGGTCGCAGAGCAAATTGGGCGACGCGCTGCTAGAAATGGAAAGGTGGGAGGAAGCGATCGATGTTTACCGACGCGCAGCCGAGTTAAATCCCGATTTTCCGTGGACTTATTACAACATGGCAACGGCTTGTGAGAAGCTGGAACGGTGGGATGAGTCGATCGCCGCTTACCGCCGCGCTGCGGAAATTCAGGCTGATTTGCCGTGGCTTTCGCAAAAGTTGGCTGATGCTTTGAGGATGCGATCGCAGTGGGATTTGAAGGAGGCGATGCGTTTGTACCGGCGGGCGATTCAAGAGAATCCTGATGACGTGCAGTTGTATCACAAGGCGCTGGAGATTGCGCCGAATGATGCTGACCTTTATGTTGAGTTGGCTGATGCTTTGGTGCGGCACAGTTGGCCGGATGGGGCGATCGTCTTTTATCAGATGGCGTTGCAGATTCGGCCTGATGACAAGGCTATTTCTGGGCGGTTAGAAGAGGTGTTAAAAAAAAAGGGTGTAAGTAGGGGGGCGGAAAAGAGCGATCGCGGTGTTCGCGGACACTCTGGAAAGGCGATCGAACACAGCCCTGGGATAGCTGCGGAGTACCACGAATTAGGGGCGTCTCTGCAAGAAGAAGGTAAATTGACCGAGGCTGTGGCCGCCTACCGCAAAGCAATTTCAATTAATCCGAATTACTTTGGAACTCACCACAATTTAGGCGATGTCCTGAAATGGCTCGGTAAAGTTGATGAGTCTATTAAAAGCTATCAGAAAGCTGCAGAACTGAATCCAAGTTTTGTTTGGGCGCACCACAACTTAGCTGATGTATTTCAAGAAGAAGGTCGGCTTGATGAAGCTGTTGCTGCTTATCGGAAAGCGATCGAGGTTGCTCCTGACTTTGGCTGGTCTCACTACAATCTAGCGAAAACTCTAGCTAAACAAGATAAGCTTTCGGAAGCTTTGGAAGAGTATCAGACGGCAAGCAAACTCGATCCGAAACTTTTTGGTTTGGATTATCAAAACGTACGAGATTCGCTATTCCTCGGTCAAGACCCAGCTTACACCAAGTGGCGCGCTAAGAACAGCCCCAGAGAAGCTGACTTGCGAAAAATGGCGGAAACATTAGAAATCTTTAACTACAAGCCGCTGATTAGCATTGTCATGCCGGCTTACAATACGCCAGAAAATTATTTGCAGGAGGCAATAGAATCAGTTCTCAATCAGATATATCCTTATTGGGAATTGTGCATTGCGGATGACTCATCAACCGCGCCTCATGTCAAGCAAGTTTTGCAAGAATATGCAGCCAAAGATAGCCGGATCAAAGTAGCTTACAGAACCAAAAACGGTCACATTTCTCACTGTTCTAATTCTGCTTTGGAGTTGGCGACGGGTGAATTTGTATCTTTATTAGACCACGACGATACGCTGACACCAGAGGCTTTGTATGAAGTGGTGCTGCTGCTGAACCGCCACCCGGAAGCGGACATGATTTATTCAGATGAAGACAAGATTTATCAGGATAAAGAACTGATAAACCCTTTCTTCAAGCCAGAATGGAGTCCGGATTCATTTTTATCTCGGATGTACACTTGCCATTTGGGAACTTACAGGCGATCGCTAATTAATGAAATCGGCGGTTTTAGAGCGGGTTTTGAGGGAGCTCAGGATTATGATTTGGTTTTGAGGTTTACGGAAAAAACTGACAAAATCTTTCACATCCCTAAAATTCTTTACCACTGGAGAATGCACGCAGGTTCAGCGGCTGGCGGTGTAGAGGCTAAACCTTATGCCTATGACGCAGGGCAAAAAGCTTTGCAAGAGGCGATCGAACGCCGGGGCGAACCGGGGAAAATTGAAGGCGTTCCCTACTTTTTGGGACACTTTATTGCACGCTACAAAATTGCCGATTACAAGCGGGTCAGCATCATTATTCCGACGCGGGATTTAGGCGATGTTTTGGACAATTGCTTGGAGTCTATCTTTACTAAGAGTGTCTACCCCAACTACGAAGTTATCGTCATCGATAACGGCAGTCAAGAGAAACACACGGCGGAAATTCTGGCTAAATGGACGGCTAAGGAATCAGCGAGGTTTAAAAGTTATCGCCTAGATATTCCGTTCAATTTCTCTAAGATTAACAACTACGCTGCTAGCAAGGCGGAGGGAGATTACTTGCTGTTTTTGAATAACGATACAGAGGTAATTACTCCCGATTGGATTGACGGGATGGTTGAACAAGCTCAGAGAAGCTCGATCGGGGCTGTGGGCAATTTGTTGATATATTCAGACAACAAAATCCAGCACGCGGGAGTGGTGATGGGACTCGGCGGCGGAGTTGCCGGTCACAGTTATTACCATATGCCGCGATCGATTCCTGGCTATTTCGGGAATGTGGTAGGCATGAATAATGTTTCAGCGGTAACTGCTGCGTGTTTAATGTGCCGCCGCGAAGTATTTGAAAGTGTTGGGGGGTTTGACGAAGAACTAACAGTGGCGTACAATGATGTGGATTTGTGTTTGAAAATGCTAGAGAAAGGGTACCGAAATATTTACCTGCCTCATGTAGTTCTCTACCACCACGAATCTAAAAGCCGGGGTTACGAAGACTCGCCTGAAAAGAAAGAGCGGCTGAGGAAGGAATCGAAGCTGATGGAAAGCCGGTGGCAAAAATATATTGAGAATGACCCTTACTACAGCCCTCATTTAACCAGAGCTTGTCAAGACAGCGGTATTAGATTGGAGGACGAGAATTGGCGGCCGACGAATTAGGAACATCCCCATGAATTAAGGGTGTCAATTTAAGACTGAAACCCTCTGTATCTCTGGTTTGTACCAAAGTCTTGATGCCCCTCGCATCCCCCTTAAGAAGGGGGAATTTGAACGCTTATTGTTCACCCCTTGTAGAGGCCGGGCCCCCGTACCGGGTCTGGACTAGGGAAATAGAGAGGATTGTGACTCAGACTCAAGAAGAGGGACGTTGAACGCTCTTGTCCCCCCCTTGCTAAGGGGGGCTAGGGGGGATCGAGAGGATTGTGACTCAGACAGAAAACCGATACAATTCACCTGAGGGTACCAATGTCAAAAACCTGTAGGGGCGGGTTCACCGATAGCTTCAAGGAATACCCAAAGACTAAAAAACCCG includes:
- a CDS encoding tetratricopeptide repeat protein codes for the protein MPSTVSTESTAVQFNQQGEIYLSQGKVEEAIASCEQALKIHPNFAPAYKTLGNALQAQGRMEEARHWYAKAIEIEPNFAEVYANLGSLGAQQQKWQEAIGFYQKAITIKPNFAGVYRNLAKVFGQISKPEEAQQCWYQAFSLEPEKVAPGEHLNMGDAFFRQEKFPEAIACYDRAIKLNPNVATAYQNLGEALKKQGKLEEATAYYRKAIELNAAHARNGSEGQQSLGGATATNGAVKQQPAATPVKPPVKPPVQPPVQPPVQQAVNSTINIEDPEAYKILAEGYFAQGKLEQAISACKKALQIKPEAPLYKMLGNALQAGGKIDEAKSCYVKAIEINPNFAEAYANYGSICAQQEQWQQAISAYEKAIALKPDFAGAFRNFGKLLSQLGKSEEAAEAWYRALAIDPKSATAEEHENLAKTLIEQGKVDKGIECYRRAVELNPNAGAAYHELGEILRNQEQWEAAVDAYSNAIRNNPELSWSHNNLAESLVKLERWEEAVNAYRKAIELNPDFSWSHNNLADVLLKLERWEEAVNAYRKATELNPDFSWSHNYLADALIKLGRWEEAISAYQRSIELNPDHFWAHNNLAEALVNLERWDEAVVAYRRANEVNPNFFWSQSKLGDALLEMERWEEAIDVYRRAAELNPDFPWTYYNMATACEKLERWDESIAAYRRAAEIQADLPWLSQKLADALRMRSQWDLKEAMRLYRRAIQENPDDVQLYHKALEIAPNDADLYVELADALVRHSWPDGAIVFYQMALQIRPDDKAISGRLEEVLKKKGVSRGAEKSDRGVRGHSGKAIEHSPGIAAEYHELGASLQEEGKLTEAVAAYRKAISINPNYFGTHHNLGDVLKWLGKVDESIKSYQKAAELNPSFVWAHHNLADVFQEEGRLDEAVAAYRKAIEVAPDFGWSHYNLAKTLAKQDKLSEALEEYQTASKLDPKLFGLDYQNVRDSLFLGQDPAYTKWRAKNSPREADLRKMAETLEIFNYKPLISIVMPAYNTPENYLQEAIESVLNQIYPYWELCIADDSSTAPHVKQVLQEYAAKDSRIKVAYRTKNGHISHCSNSALELATGEFVSLLDHDDTLTPEALYEVVLLLNRHPEADMIYSDEDKIYQDKELINPFFKPEWSPDSFLSRMYTCHLGTYRRSLINEIGGFRAGFEGAQDYDLVLRFTEKTDKIFHIPKILYHWRMHAGSAAGGVEAKPYAYDAGQKALQEAIERRGEPGKIEGVPYFLGHFIARYKIADYKRVSIIIPTRDLGDVLDNCLESIFTKSVYPNYEVIVIDNGSQEKHTAEILAKWTAKESARFKSYRLDIPFNFSKINNYAASKAEGDYLLFLNNDTEVITPDWIDGMVEQAQRSSIGAVGNLLIYSDNKIQHAGVVMGLGGGVAGHSYYHMPRSIPGYFGNVVGMNNVSAVTAACLMCRREVFESVGGFDEELTVAYNDVDLCLKMLEKGYRNIYLPHVVLYHHESKSRGYEDSPEKKERLRKESKLMESRWQKYIENDPYYSPHLTRACQDSGIRLEDENWRPTN